Proteins co-encoded in one Gammaproteobacteria bacterium genomic window:
- the rplA gene encoding 50S ribosomal protein L1 — MAKLSKRMRAIREKIEPGKQYQAAEAFALLKELSTAKFPESIDVSVNLGVDPRKSDQVVRGSTVLPNGTGKEVRVAVFAQGAKADEAREAGADIVGLDDLAESVKQGQFDFDVVVASPDTMRVVGQLGPVLGPRGLMPNPKVGTVTPDVAQAVRNAKGGQVRYRTDKAGIIHCIIGKIEFEPKALEGNLKALLADLVKAKPSAAKGVYLKKITVSSTMGPGIQLEQGGLVSV; from the coding sequence CAGTATCAGGCCGCGGAGGCATTTGCCCTGCTCAAGGAACTGTCGACGGCGAAGTTCCCGGAGTCCATCGATGTGAGTGTGAACCTTGGCGTAGACCCGAGAAAATCGGACCAGGTGGTTCGCGGCTCCACCGTCCTGCCCAATGGTACGGGGAAAGAGGTGCGTGTGGCGGTGTTCGCGCAGGGCGCCAAGGCTGACGAAGCCCGGGAGGCGGGTGCCGATATCGTCGGCCTCGATGATCTTGCGGAAAGCGTCAAGCAGGGGCAGTTCGATTTTGATGTCGTGGTCGCCTCACCGGACACGATGCGTGTCGTCGGGCAGCTCGGACCGGTGCTCGGGCCTCGTGGACTGATGCCGAACCCGAAAGTCGGTACGGTAACACCGGACGTCGCGCAGGCCGTCAGAAACGCCAAGGGGGGGCAGGTCCGTTACCGTACGGACAAGGCCGGGATCATTCACTGCATCATCGGCAAGATTGAATTCGAGCCGAAGGCCCTCGAGGGCAACCTGAAAGCGCTGCTCGCGGACCTTGTCAAGGCGAAGCCGTCGGCGGCGAAGGGTGTGTACCTGAAGAAAATTACCGTTTCCAGCACGATGGGGCCCGGAATTCAGCTGGAGCAGGGAGGTCTGGTTTCGGTTTGA